A stretch of DNA from Micromonospora sp. WMMD1155:
AGATGTGTGACAGGTCCAGGTCGGTCTCGGTGATACCGCCGTAGATCCGCTGGTCGGTCTCCCACCAGCGGCTGCGGTACTCCAGACCGATCTTGCCGGCGGCGGTCACCGGGAAGTCGGCCAGGGCGGCGGTCACGGCCGTGCCGAGATTGTGCGGTACGCGGGCCATCAGGTGCGGTGGCAACGTGGCCACGCAGTAGTCGGCGGTGATCTGTGCCTGCCGGGCACCCTGCCGGTAGGTCACCTCGACGGCGCCGCCCCGATCGGTCACCCCGGTCACCTCGGCGTCGAGTCGGATCCGGTGCATGCCCACCGCCTTGGCCAGGGCCCGGGGGATCTGGTCCATGCCGCCGACCGGCTGGAACATCAGCATGGCCTGGTCGTAGCCGAACTCGAAGGAGAAGTACCGGCCGACGTTGCTGGCGAAGACGTCGGAGAGCGCCGGGGGCGCACCGAGAGGGCTGCCCACGTCGTTGCCCGCGCCCGGATAGGCGGCGAAGCCCCGACGGCTGGTCCCGGTGTACGCCCATCCGTTGGTGCGTCCGCCGATCGCGCCGAAGCTCTGCAGGAACGCCAGGAGCCGGGTCCGGTCCTCGGTGGTGAGCTGGGCGTCCAACGCGCCCTGGTCGGTCGCCTTCGCCAGCAGTTCCGAGACGTAGCCGTACACGTCGGCCTTGGCGGTGCGGTACCGGACCGGCTCGGTCATGCCGGCGGACTCGTTGTAGATCCAGGCGTCGGCGTTCTGGTTGGTGAAGACCTCGACGGGCACGCCGAGTTCCCGGCAGTAGTCCATGGTCACCATCCACTGCGCGATCCGGCCCGGCCCGGCGTTGAAGTAGACCCCGTCGGAGAAGCCCGCACGCTGCGTCCGTCCATCGAGGTCGGTCTCGACGTCGCCGCCGCGGATGGTCAGGTTCCGCCCGCCGACGCGGTGCCGCGCCTCCAGGATCGTGCAGCGGTAACCCGCCTTGCCCAGCTCGTAGGCGGCGGTGAGACCGGCGATGCCGCCCCCGAGGATGACCACGCTGGCACCCGGCCGCCCGGTCAGCGTGAAGTCGGACCGCTCCGGCGGCCGGAATGCCGGGGTGACCGACGCCTCCGCGCTGGGAGCGAGGCCCATCGCGCCCATCGTGGCGAGCATCGCACCGGCACCACCGCTGACTCCCACCGCCCGCAGGAACCCACGCCGGCTGACCGTCGACTGTGTCTGACCGCTCATCACGCCTCCCCTATACAAGATCGACTCGCATGAGTCTGCAGAGAGGCTGTTTCGTGAATCGCGCAGTGCCGTTTCCGGCAGGTATCGCCGATGAGGCCCCGAAAGGCCTCTGGTCGGGACATCTGCTCAGGACCAGACAATGACCAGATGGACTGCCTCGACCACGAACAGGCTCCCAAGGCAGGACGGTTCACCCTCCCGCCCCTCACCTAGGCACCCCTGCGCCACCCGTACGGGCGACCGCTCGGTCAGTCTGGTGAATCCGGCGCTTGCCGCGCGGCTCGAACCGGAAGTGCTTCATGACGTTGGTCAGGTAGAGGTGCCCGGGTCGAGCCCGGCGGTGTGTCGACTCACCCGCATGCGCCGAGCACACCTCCGGCGGGAACGGGGTCGCATCCGGCGTGGACCGCGCCTATGGTGCCGCAATGGGCGATACCGGGATGCGGTTGGTCGAACGCTTCAACGACGCCTGGCATCGGGGCGACCTGACCACGGTGGCCGCGTGCCTGGCCGAGGACGTGACCTACAGTCCGAGCGCCTGGGACGGGCCGGCCCGCACCCTGCGAGGGCGGGACGCGGTGTGCCGCGCCTTCGCCGACCATCTCGGCAGTGGACCGACCCTGGGCGCGGTGCGGGCGGCCGGCGACCGGGTCCTGTGCGAGTGGAGCTGGCCGCTGGCGGAGGACGGCACCGTGCTGCGCGGAGTGGATCTCTACCTGCTCCGAGACGGTCTGATCGCCGCCAAGGACGTGTTCAGCAAGATCACGACGGACGGCTGAGGCCGGTGCCTATCGGGGCGAGCCCGGTGGGTCGGCCCGCAGCAGGGATGCGAGCCGGCGGATCCGGGTCAGCGTCAGCACGGCGACGGCCACACTGACGACGGCTACCGTCCCGGAGAGGACCACGGAGCCCTCGTTGTCGGCGGCGAGCAGAGCCAGCAGGACCAGGCCGAGACAGATCGTGAGGATGAACAGCAGCGCCGCCCGGGTGGCCCGCCGCTGTGCGGTCAGGTAGCCGGGCAGTGCGGCGCGGGTGGCCTCGTCCTCGGGCACCGTGCCGGTACGCAGGGCCTCGCGCAGCGCGTACCCCTCGGGGTCCCGCCGCGCGGCCTGCTCGCCGGCGGCCAGCCGGCCGAGGTAGATCGCGGGACCGATGCAGACGGCGTTCCAGGCGCCGCCCAGCACGGCATCGACCAGCGACTCCTGCCGGTCGAAGAGCCAGCGCATCGGCAGCCCGACGAACACCGTGACCGGCACCCAGTAGACGGCCATGAGCTGGAGACCGGGCGCCCGTTCGAGGAACCGCCGCCATCCTCGGTGGCCCTCCCCGGCCTCGGTGGGCGCATCGGCACGACGGGGGTCGCTGTCAACGTCCATCGGCTCTCGTTACCCAGGCTCGACCGCCGCGCAATCCCCGGGAGCACTGTCAATCGTGGACAGTTTCCGATACGGGCGGTGGGCTCAACCGGTGGTTACGACCGCCGGGCTACTCGGGCAGGGCGCGGGTGACGACGGTGAGGTCGGCGACCAACCCCTCGTACGCCTTGTCCTGGTCGTCGGCGCGCAGCACCGCGGACGGGTGGATGGTGGCCAGCAGCCGAGCCTGCGGCGCGTCGGCGTGCTTTCCGGCGTTGTCCACCGGCACCCGTTGGAAGTCCTCCGGACGCTGGGCCGAGGCGGGCCAGGGCAGCAGCTCGCCCCGCTGCCTGGTGACCCGGAAGGACGGCCCGAGCAGCGCCTTGGCGGCGGTCGCGCCGAGCACCACCACGATCTCCGGGCGTAACCGGGCGAACTCGGCGACCAACCAGGGTCGGCAGGCCGTGATGTGCACCTGGTCAGGGGTCTGGTGGATCCGCCGCTTGCCGCGCAACTCGAAACGGAAGTGCTTCACGGCGTTGGTCAGGTAGAGGTGGCCCGGGTCCAGCCCGGCGTCGTCGACGGCGCGGCGCAGCAGCCGACCGGCGGGGCCGACGAAGGGCAGCCCCTTCTGGTCCTCCATGTCGCCCGGTTGCTCGCCGACCAGCACCACCCGGGCGCTCTCGTCGCCCCGGCCGAAGACCGTCTGCGACGCGTCCCGGTACAGCTCGCAACCCCGACAGCCGCCGGCGGCGGTACGCAGGGCGTCGATGGTGTCGGCGTCGGGCGGGATGAACCGCTGGGCGCCCGGGGCGTTCCCGGTCTGCTCGGCCATGCCGACTGTTATATACCCGTTCGTCGCCCGGTGCCGGGTACGCCCGACCGCCGAACCGGATCAGTATCCGTTTCCGCCGCCGTCACCACCGGAAGCGATCGCGATCAACACGATGACGATGATGATGATCACCAGCGCCACCACGATCCAGATTCCCTTGCGCGCTCCAGGAGAAGCCATGGTCCCCACCTCCGGCGGCCCGCATACCCGCCCCTTAGTCATGAATCCCCGCAACCTCGCACTTTCTGGTCGAACCGTCGGTCCCGCCGACACCTGGAGCAGGGCGGCCGACCGAGGGCGGTCAGGTGGGGAAGCCCGGGGGTGGGGTCGGGTCGACGGCGTCCGCCAGGGCGGCGGCCAGCGGGACCAGGTCGTCGGCGTCCAGCGAACTGACCGTGACGCGCACGGCGGGCGCGGCGGCGATCCGGAAGAGGGCGCCGGGGGCGACCCCCCAGCCGGCGTCGCGCAACGCGGTGACCGCGCTGGTCTCGTCCGGCACCGGCAGCCAGACGTTGAGTCCGCTGCGGCCGTGCGCCCGTAGGCCGTGCTCGGCCAGCGCGCCCAGCAGCCCGTCGCGTCGCCGCTCGTAGCTCTGCGCCGCCCGCCGCACCACCTCGTCGACCGCCGGGTCGCGCCAGAGGGCGAGGAGCAGCCGTTGCAGAACGGTGGAGACCCAGCCCGCGCCGACCCGCGTCCGACCGGCCACCCGGGCCACCGTCGTCTCGTCGCCGACCAGCACCGCGAGCCGCAGGTCCGGGCCGAAGGGTTTGCTCACCGACCGCAGGAAGGCCCAGCTCGCGGTCACACCGGCCAGCGGGTGCAGGGGTACGCGAGCCAGCTCGGCGGCGTGGTCGTCCTCGATCAGCAGCAGGTCCCGGCGACCGCCGAGCAGCGTCCGCAGCGCCTCGGCACGCTGCGCGGAGACGGCCGAGCCGGTCGGGTTCTGCGCTCGGCTGGTGACCACCAGCGCCCGTGCCCCGGCGGCGAGCGCGGCGGCCACCCCGGCCACCAGCGGGCCCTCGTCGTCCACGGGTACGCCGATCGGGCGCAGCCCCAGCGCGGCCACCAGGTCGAGCAGGTTGGCCCAGCCCGGGTCCTCCACCGCTACCGCGTCGCCGGGCCGCAGGTGGGCGCCGAGCAGCCGCTCGATGCCGTCGAGCGCGCCGCCGGTGAGGGTCAGGTCCCCGGCCGGTACGCCGTCGGCGTCCAGTCGGGCCCGGGCCACCTCGGCCAGTTCGGGCAGCACTCCGGCGTCGGAGTAGCTGACCGAGGGGCCGATGTCGGCGGCGAGCGCTGCCAGGTGCGGGCCGAGCGGAGGGAGCAGCCGGCGGTCGGGTTCGCCCCGGGACAGGTCGCGGGCCCCGGGCAGCGGCGGCGGACGGAGCGCGGAGCGGCGGGCGGCCACCGGAGGGCGGGGGCGGACTCGGGTGCCGTGCCGTCCGGCGGTGACGAGCAGGCCACGTTGGCGTAGCTCCTGGTAGGCGCGGGCGACGGTGGCGGGGCTGACACCCAGGTCGGCGGCGAGCGCCCGCACCGGGGGCAGCGCGGCCCCGGGGGACAGGGCACCGATACGGATGCCCGACTCGATACCGGCCGAAATCTCGACGGCCGTCGTACCACTGAGCTGATAGCGTGCTGACACAAACAAGAGATTGTACTAGAACAAAGGGACGAGCGCATGTATCCACCCACCGCCCGGACCACACCCCACCGCTCCCGCGACCGGATGAGCTACGACGAGGCCGCGGCTCACGCCGTGCTCGACGAGGCGTACGACTGCGCACTCGGGTTCACCGTCGACGGCCGGCCCCGGGTGCTGCCCACCCTGCACGTCCGCATCGGCGACACCCTCTACCTGCACGGATCCACCGGAAGCCGGCCACTGCTCGCCGCCCGGGGCGACGGGCTGCCGGTCTGCGTCGCGGTGACACTGCTCGACGGGCTGGTCTACGCCCGTTCCCAGTTCCACCACAGCGCCAACTACCGCTCGGTCGTCGCGCACGGCACCGCCCGCCTGGTCACCGACGAGCGGGAGAAGCTCGCCATGCTCACCGCGCTGGTGGAGAAGGTCGGCTCGGGACGCAGCACCGACACCCGCCCGCCCAGCCGACGGGAGCTGGCCGAGACCGCCGTGCTGGCGCTGCCCCTGCGCGAGGTGTCCGTCCGGTCCCGCAGCGGCGGGGTCCGCGAGGACGAGGCGGACCTGCACCTGCCGCACTGGGCCGGTGTGCTGCCGCTGCGGTTGACCGCCGGGCAACCCGAACCGGCCCCCGGGGTCACCGCGCCGCTGCCGGCGTTCCTGCGTACGGCGCGTACGCCCTGGCACGACCCGGTGTCGCTGCACGGCGAGCACGTCCGGCTGGAGCCGCTGGAGGTGGCGCACACCGATGAGTTGCACGCCGCCACCGCAGACGACGAGGTGTGGCAGCACCTCGGTAGCACCCGGCCCAGCACCCCGGGCGAGACCGCCGAGGTGATCGGCACCGCCCTGGCCGCTCAGCACCAGGGCGAGCGGGTGGCCTGGGTGCAGCGGTGCGTGGCGACCGGAGCGGTGGTGGGCACCACGTCCTACTACGAGATCGACCCCGAGCGGCGGGCGGTGGCGATCGGGCACACCTTCCTCGGTCGGCCCTGGTGGCGTACCGGGATCAACACCGAGGCGAAGCTGCTGCTGCTCGGCCGGGCCTTCGACGAACTGGGCGCGGTGCGGGTGGTCTGGCACACCGACATCCGCAACGTCCGTTCCCAGGCGGCCATCGAACGGCTCGGCGCGACCCGGGAAGGCGTCCTGCGGATGCACCGGCAACGCCCGGACGGCTCCTGGCGGGACACCGTCCAGTACGCGATGACCGTCGACGAGTGGCCGAACGCACAGGTCAGGCTGCGAGAAAGGCTTCGCCGTACGGCACCGGTGGCGTGATGATGGCGGGCGTGCTGGGGATCACCGACATCTGGACGTACGTGCTGGGCACCGTGGCCATCATCCTGCTGCCCGGGCCGAACTCGCTCTTCGTGCTCTCCACCGCGGCCAAACGAGGGGTAGCGGTCGGTTACCGGGCCGCCGGGGGCGTGTTCGTCGGCGACGGGGTGCTGATGTTCCTCTCCGCCGCCGGGGTGGCGTCGTTGCTCAAGGCGTACCCTCCGCTGTTCCTGGTGATCAAGTACGCCGGTGCCGCGTACCTCGGTTATGTCGGGGTGACCATGCTGCTCGGCGCCGCGCGGCGCTGGCGCGACCGCAACGACCCGAGCACGCCGCGGCTCATCGACGCCGCGGAGCCGGCGGCGATGCGCAGCCCGTTCCGCAAGGCGCTGGTGATCAGCCTGCTGAACCCGAAGGCGATCCTGTTCTTCATCTCGTTCTTCATCCAGTTCGTCGACCCCGGCTACGCCTGGCCGGCGCTGTCGTTCCTGCTCCTCGGGCTGATCGCACAGGTGACGAGCGCGCTCTACCTGACCGCGTTGATCTTCGCGGGTACCTTCCTGGCGGCCCAGTTCCGGCAGCGCCGCCGCCTGGCCGCCGGCGGCACCACCGCCGTGGCCGCCCTCTTCCTGGCCTTCAGCCTCAAACTGGCCACCGCCACCGCCGGCTGACCCGTCGGCGGCCGGGTCAGGTGCCGTCGCCGCCGCCGGAGCCGCCGCCACCGACGCCCGCGCCGCCGGCGGTGCCGCCGAGACCGTAGCCCGGACGGATCGGCTCGTCGGGGTGGCGGCTGACGTGGGCGGACCCGCCGATCCGCGCGGACCAGTCGGCGTGCGCGGCAGCGGCGGCGTGCCTGTTGATCGCCTGGCGGAGCCAGCCGTCCACGGTGGCGACCCAGTCCCGCCGGTCGGCGTCCTCGTGCCAGATCCGGAACCGGCTGATGCTCTGGTGGGTGATGCCGGCCAGCGCCAGCCGGCGATCCATCCACAGGATCGCCTCCAGGCCCGCCGAGTCGGTCACGAAGATCACCTCAAGCTCGGTGATCGGACCGGCGTAGAGCGGCCCCACCCAGAAGCCCCAGCGCTGGTGCAGTGGCAGGGTGTGCTCCACCCCGGGCAGCCCGCCCTCCTGCAACCCCGCCTGGCGGATCGCGAAGCCCAGCGTGTCCAACGCCGCGAACACGTGCTGCTGGGTGGGGAGCGGGTGGACGAAGACGGGCACCATCGCACCCTGGTCGAGGTCGGGGTCGACGGACACCTCGGTCCGTAGACCCATCCGCAGGCTGAGCAGCGGCACCCCACCGAAGGTCGTCACCGGGGTCTCCCAGGGCAACGGCAACGCGAAGTCGACAGCGCGCCGCCGTCCGGCGGGTACGACGAACCGACCGGCGATCGGCGCCTGGTGGAACTGCACGAGGCGGCGGGCGGCGTCCGGATCATCCGGTTCGACGGTGGTGACCAGGCCGAGCCGGATGTGCCGGACCAGCACGTCCTCCGGTCCGGCCGCGACTGTCACCCGCCCCGGCAGGCGCAGGCCCGGCCGGGTGCTCGGGTTGGGAAGTGTGGTCTGCACGGACAGGCCGGTCCAACCGGACTCCCGGGACACTCCGGTCAGTCGCACCGCGGGCCCCCTCCCGGACGGGACCCCGTCGGCCCCACCCGGCGCGCCTACCCGGTCGCGATGACCTCACGCCCACCGCGCCGACCCGGGCCGCACCCGTCGGCCCCGACCGCGCCTACCCCGGCGGACACCCGGCGGGGCAGCGCCGACCCGGCCGCACCACGTCGGCGCGGCCGGGTCGACAGGGTCACCGCAGGCGACGTCCGCGCGGGACCGTGTCGGTCTCGTCGTCGAACTCGCCGATGACCTCCTCCAGGAGATCCTCCAGAGCCACGAAACCGATCGGTCGGGCCGGGCCACCGCCGTTGCGCACCAACGCGAGCTGCGACTGCCGGGCCCGCATCGCCGCCACCGCCTCGGTGACCGAGGACGTCGCGGGCAGGGTGAACGCGGGAGTCATCAACTCCCCGGCGGTCGCGGCACGGCCGGTGGTGACCACCCGTACCGCCTCCCGGACGTGCACCAGGCCACACACGTCGCCCTGCTCGTCCAGCACCGCCAACCGGGACCGGCCGCTGTCCCGGCTGACCTCCTCGATCCGCCCGGCCGGGTCGTCCCGACGGACGGTGACCATGGTGGCGAAAGGTTCCATCACCTGCGCCACCGACGTGCCCTGCAACTCCAGCATGCTGGTCAACAACTGGTGCTGCTCCGCGCCGAGCAGCCCGTGCTCGCGGGACTGCTCCAGCAGGATCCGCAGCTCGTCCGGGCCGTGCACCTGGGCGAGCTGATCCTGCTGGTTGACCCCGAACAGCCGCAGGATCGCGTTGGCCAGCGCGTTGAGCGCGGACAGGACCGGCCGCGACACCCGGGCGAAGGCCCGGAACGGCAACGCGAGCAGCGTCGCCGAGCGCTCCGCGTCGGTGATCGCCCAGGACTTCGGGGCCATCTCCCCCACCACCAGGTGCAGGAAGGTGACCACCCCGAGGGCGAAGACC
This window harbors:
- a CDS encoding nuclear transport factor 2 family protein, with protein sequence MGDTGMRLVERFNDAWHRGDLTTVAACLAEDVTYSPSAWDGPARTLRGRDAVCRAFADHLGSGPTLGAVRAAGDRVLCEWSWPLAEDGTVLRGVDLYLLRDGLIAAKDVFSKITTDG
- a CDS encoding aminotransferase class I/II-fold pyridoxal phosphate-dependent enzyme, coding for MSARYQLSGTTAVEISAGIESGIRIGALSPGAALPPVRALAADLGVSPATVARAYQELRQRGLLVTAGRHGTRVRPRPPVAARRSALRPPPLPGARDLSRGEPDRRLLPPLGPHLAALAADIGPSVSYSDAGVLPELAEVARARLDADGVPAGDLTLTGGALDGIERLLGAHLRPGDAVAVEDPGWANLLDLVAALGLRPIGVPVDDEGPLVAGVAAALAAGARALVVTSRAQNPTGSAVSAQRAEALRTLLGGRRDLLLIEDDHAAELARVPLHPLAGVTASWAFLRSVSKPFGPDLRLAVLVGDETTVARVAGRTRVGAGWVSTVLQRLLLALWRDPAVDEVVRRAAQSYERRRDGLLGALAEHGLRAHGRSGLNVWLPVPDETSAVTALRDAGWGVAPGALFRIAAAPAVRVTVSSLDADDLVPLAAALADAVDPTPPPGFPT
- a CDS encoding bifunctional pyridoxamine 5'-phosphate oxidase family protein/GNAT family N-acetyltransferase, with the translated sequence MYPPTARTTPHRSRDRMSYDEAAAHAVLDEAYDCALGFTVDGRPRVLPTLHVRIGDTLYLHGSTGSRPLLAARGDGLPVCVAVTLLDGLVYARSQFHHSANYRSVVAHGTARLVTDEREKLAMLTALVEKVGSGRSTDTRPPSRRELAETAVLALPLREVSVRSRSGGVREDEADLHLPHWAGVLPLRLTAGQPEPAPGVTAPLPAFLRTARTPWHDPVSLHGEHVRLEPLEVAHTDELHAATADDEVWQHLGSTRPSTPGETAEVIGTALAAQHQGERVAWVQRCVATGAVVGTTSYYEIDPERRAVAIGHTFLGRPWWRTGINTEAKLLLLGRAFDELGAVRVVWHTDIRNVRSQAAIERLGATREGVLRMHRQRPDGSWRDTVQYAMTVDEWPNAQVRLRERLRRTAPVA
- a CDS encoding FAD-dependent oxidoreductase — protein: MSGQTQSTVSRRGFLRAVGVSGGAGAMLATMGAMGLAPSAEASVTPAFRPPERSDFTLTGRPGASVVILGGGIAGLTAAYELGKAGYRCTILEARHRVGGRNLTIRGGDVETDLDGRTQRAGFSDGVYFNAGPGRIAQWMVTMDYCRELGVPVEVFTNQNADAWIYNESAGMTEPVRYRTAKADVYGYVSELLAKATDQGALDAQLTTEDRTRLLAFLQSFGAIGGRTNGWAYTGTSRRGFAAYPGAGNDVGSPLGAPPALSDVFASNVGRYFSFEFGYDQAMLMFQPVGGMDQIPRALAKAVGMHRIRLDAEVTGVTDRGGAVEVTYRQGARQAQITADYCVATLPPHLMARVPHNLGTAVTAALADFPVTAAGKIGLEYRSRWWETDQRIYGGITETDLDLSHIWYPSHGFHGKRGLVVGYYNTGANARAYSGLTPEQRRERAVAQGVKIHGDKYRSELVTSYSHAWDRTRYIEGAWTSPRYGTAGYNLLLQPAGRVYFAGDWLSHEVAWQHGAFVAARSAVSSLHQRVMAG
- a CDS encoding hemolysin family protein, with amino-acid sequence MSPGIALFSSVILLALNGFFVAAEFALVASKRYRLEQAAANGGRAARAALDGVRELSLMLAGAQLGITLCTLGLGALAEPAIEHLLSPLLHAVGLPDAASHLIALVFALGVVTFLHLVVGEMAPKSWAITDAERSATLLALPFRAFARVSRPVLSALNALANAILRLFGVNQQDQLAQVHGPDELRILLEQSREHGLLGAEQHQLLTSMLELQGTSVAQVMEPFATMVTVRRDDPAGRIEEVSRDSGRSRLAVLDEQGDVCGLVHVREAVRVVTTGRAATAGELMTPAFTLPATSSVTEAVAAMRARQSQLALVRNGGGPARPIGFVALEDLLEEVIGEFDDETDTVPRGRRLR
- a CDS encoding UdgX family uracil-DNA binding protein (This protein belongs to the uracil DNA glycosylase superfamily, members of which act in excision repair of DNA. However, it belongs more specifically to UdgX branch, whose founding member was found to bind uracil in DNA (where it does not belong), without cleaving it, appears to promote DNA repair by a pathway involving RecA, rather than base excision.) gives rise to the protein MAEQTGNAPGAQRFIPPDADTIDALRTAAGGCRGCELYRDASQTVFGRGDESARVVLVGEQPGDMEDQKGLPFVGPAGRLLRRAVDDAGLDPGHLYLTNAVKHFRFELRGKRRIHQTPDQVHITACRPWLVAEFARLRPEIVVVLGATAAKALLGPSFRVTRQRGELLPWPASAQRPEDFQRVPVDNAGKHADAPQARLLATIHPSAVLRADDQDKAYEGLVADLTVVTRALPE
- a CDS encoding sporulation protein; the protein is MRLTGVSRESGWTGLSVQTTLPNPSTRPGLRLPGRVTVAAGPEDVLVRHIRLGLVTTVEPDDPDAARRLVQFHQAPIAGRFVVPAGRRRAVDFALPLPWETPVTTFGGVPLLSLRMGLRTEVSVDPDLDQGAMVPVFVHPLPTQQHVFAALDTLGFAIRQAGLQEGGLPGVEHTLPLHQRWGFWVGPLYAGPITELEVIFVTDSAGLEAILWMDRRLALAGITHQSISRFRIWHEDADRRDWVATVDGWLRQAINRHAAAAAHADWSARIGGSAHVSRHPDEPIRPGYGLGGTAGGAGVGGGGSGGGDGT
- the leuE gene encoding leucine efflux protein LeuE; amino-acid sequence: MMAGVLGITDIWTYVLGTVAIILLPGPNSLFVLSTAAKRGVAVGYRAAGGVFVGDGVLMFLSAAGVASLLKAYPPLFLVIKYAGAAYLGYVGVTMLLGAARRWRDRNDPSTPRLIDAAEPAAMRSPFRKALVISLLNPKAILFFISFFIQFVDPGYAWPALSFLLLGLIAQVTSALYLTALIFAGTFLAAQFRQRRRLAAGGTTAVAALFLAFSLKLATATAG